The following coding sequences lie in one Fundulus heteroclitus isolate FHET01 chromosome 20, MU-UCD_Fhet_4.1, whole genome shotgun sequence genomic window:
- the LOC118567103 gene encoding myelin-oligodendrocyte glycoprotein-like isoform X2 has translation MKILLLFGFLLHVSQHARAGVVEAIEGMESVSLPCSYYSGVTEEPLLKWTSGDFIPNAVHLRRGEQDDLKNQNQHFRGRTSMEPDALETRDFSLTLKKPNISDNGNYTCSFYTGREEFIMTTIHLKVKGDQEEVKLTGGAESVVLPCRTSLKLHEKTSVHWTRSEPEFNTVHVYSNQSKDQNKQDSLYRGRTKLNEDLLRTGDLSLTLSYPTERDGGTYICTVYRDEDILRWKVVLKHVRETFPSWATALLVLLVLLIISAGLLYRFRHRFISGEEGMERMALLQKQRLAEAEEERPEKRP, from the exons TTTCCCAGCATGCCCGAGCTGGAGTGGTGGAGGCTATTGAGGGAATGGAGTCTGTCTCCCTGCCCTGCAGTTACTATAGTGGTGTCACTGAAGAGCCCTTACTTAAATGGACCAGTGGTGATTTCATTCCCAACGCTGTCCACCTACGAAGAGGAGAACAGGATgatctgaaaaatcaaaaccagCATTTCAGAGGACGGACCTCAATGGAACCGGATGCTCTGGAGACCAGAGACTTCAGCCTGACTCTGAAGAAACCTAATATATCTGACAATGGAAACTACACCTGCAGCTTCTATACTGGAAGAGAAGAGTTCATCATGACCACAATTCATCTGAAAGTCAAAG GTGATCAGGAGGAGGTGAAGCTGACTGGAGGAGCAGAGTCTGTTGTCCTGCCCTGTAGAACATCACTTAAACTGCATGAGAAGACATCAGTGCATTGGACTCGTTCAGAACCAGAATTCAACACGGTTCATGTGTATTCAAATCAAagcaaagaccaaaataaacaggACAGCCTTTACCGCGGCCGCACAAAGCTGAATGAAGACCTGCTGAGAACTGGAGACCTGAGTCTGACCCTAAGTTACCCCACAGAGAGAGACGGTGGGACCTACATCTGCACCGTCTACAGGGACGAGGACATCCTCAGATGGAAAGTGGTTCTGAAACATGTCAGAG aAACATTTCCATCCTGGGCCACAGCTCTCCTGGTTCTACTGGTTCTGTTGATCATCTCTGCAGGTCTTTTATATCGTTTCCGGCACCGTTTCATCTCAG GGGAAGAGGGGATGGAGCGGATGGCCTTATTGCAGAAGCAACGTTTAGCAGAAG CTGAGGAGGAGCGGCCAGAAAAACGTCCCTAA